A stretch of Carya illinoinensis cultivar Pawnee chromosome 14, C.illinoinensisPawnee_v1, whole genome shotgun sequence DNA encodes these proteins:
- the LOC122293261 gene encoding ABC transporter G family member 28 isoform X2 — MEERSTMACCMDGAVSNFVKLAVHSVGLYQDIAQRRGSGSVQRLGDLAQRLCTAAEVRFYFNSFFTSTSSKKTNYLKPNKNCNLSSWVSGCEPGWACSSGSQKVDLKNTKNIPSRTTDCAACCEGFFCPNGITCMIPCPLGAYCPLAKLNKTTGVCEPYRYQLPPGKQNHTCGGADVWADILSSSEVFCSEGSYCPSTVQKIPCSEGYFCRTGSTSQQQCFRMATCEPKSENQNITAYGVMLFAGLSFLLIIIYNCSDQVLATREKRQAKSREKAVQSVRETAQAREKWKSAKDIAKKHAIGFQTQLSRTFSRRKSLMQSEMVKGLGHAKPGMDAALSPMTMSGPGAPQESRGGLKGKKKENSNLTKMLNSIEQDPDSHEGFNLEIGDKNIKKHAPRGKQLHTQSQMFRYAYGQIEKEKALQEQNKNLTFSGVISMATDVEIGKRPTIEVAFKDLTLTLKGKNKHLLRCVTGKILPGRVSAVMGPSGAGKTTFLSALAGKATGCTMSGMILINGKMESIHSYKKIIGFVPQDDIVHGNLTVEENLWFSASCRLSANLPKVEKVLVVERVIEALGLQTVRDSLVGTVEKRGISGGQRKRVNVGLEMVMEPSLLILDEPTSGLDSSSSQLLLRALRREALEGVNVCMVVHQPSYTLFRMFDDLILLAKGGLTVYHGPVKKVEEYFSSLGIMVPERVNPPDHYIDILEGIVKPSTSTGVNYKQLPVRWMLNNGYPVPMDMLQSVDGMAAASGENSNHGANTLDTGSDAQSFAGEFWQDVKCNVELRKDNIQHNFLKSYDLSDRNAPGVFQQYRYFLGRLGKQRLREARTQAVDFLILLLAGICLGTLAKVSDKTFGTLGYTYTVIAVSLLCKIAALRTFALDKLHYQRESASGISSLAYFLAKDTIDHLNTIIKPLVYLSMFYFFNNPRSSVTDNYLVLVCLVYCVNGIAYAFAIFLEPSPAQLWSVLLPVVLTLIATYTSTNKIVDVLANLCYTKWALEAFVIANAKRYSGVWLITRCGSLMSSGYDLNHWYRCLVFLVLTGVVSRAVAFFCMVTFQKK; from the exons ATGGAAGAGAGATCAACTATGGCTTGTTGCATGGATGGTGCTGTAAGTAATTTTGTTAAATTGGCTGTGCATTCTGTTGGATTATATCAGGACATAGCTCAAAGAAGAGGCTCGGGTTCAGTTCAAAGATTAG GAGATCTCGCACAGCGATTGTGCACAGCAGCAGAAGTAAGATTCTACTTCAATAGTTTCTTCACGAGCACATCATCGAAGAAAACCAATTACTTGAAACCTAACAAGAACTGTAATTTGTCCTCGTGGGTTTCTGGATGTGAGCCTGGGTGGGCTTGTAGTTCTGGTTCACAGAAAGTTGACCTGAAGAATACAAAGAACATTCCTTCTAGAACGACTGATTGTGCAGCTTGCTGTGAGGGTTTCTTCTGCCCCAATGGTATTACTTGCATGATAC CTTGCCCATTGGGTGCTTACTGCCCACTTGCAAAACTCAACAAAACTACTGGTGTTTGTGAGCC ATACCGATATCAGCTGCCTCCTGGGAAGCAAAACCATACTTGTGGGGGAGCTGATGTTTGGGCTGATATCTTGAGTAGTAGTGAGGTATTCTGTTCAGAAGGATCATATTGTCCATCCACTGTGCAGAAAATTCCTTGCAGTGAAGG ATATTTCTGCAGGACAGGCTCAACATCTCAACAAC AATGTTTCAGGATGGCGACTTGTGAGCCAAAATCAGAAAACCAGAATATTACTGCATATGGTGTCATGCTTTTT GCTGGGTTAAGTTTCCTgcttatcattatatataactGCTCCGACCAAGTTCTTGCAACTCGAGAGAAAAGACAAGCGAAATCCCGGGAAAAAGCAGTTCAAAGCGTAAGAGAAACAGCACAAGCACGTGAAAAATGGAAGTCCGCAAAAGATATTGCTAAGAAGCATGCAATTGGATTCCAAACACAACTATCTCGAACATTTTCTCGTAGAAAATCTCTCATGCAGTCAGAGATGGTAAAAGGTCTGGGACATGCTAAACCTGGTATGGATGCTGCCTTGTCGCCTATGACGATGAGTGGTCCAGGTGCACCTCAGGAATCACGTGGAGGattgaagggaaagaaaaaggaaaacagtAACCTCACAAAGATGCTAAATTCAATTGAACAAGATCCTGATAGCCATGAAGGCTTCAATCTGGAGATAGgagataaaaatatcaaaaagcaTGCACCAAGGGGTAAGCAGTTGCATACTCAGAGCCAAATGTTCAGATATGCATATGGTCAAATTGAGAAGGAAAAGGCTTTACAAGAGCAGAATAAGAACTTGACCTTCTCCGGCGTTATTTCAATGGCTACTGATGTTGAAATTGGGAAGAGACCTACAATCGAGGTTGCTTTTAAGGATTTGACCCTCACTTTGAAAGGTAAAAACAAACATCTATTGAGGTGTGTGACTGGGAAAATATTACCTGGCCGAGTTTCGGCCGTCATGGGCCCTTCCGGGGCTGGAAAAACAACATTTCTTTCTGCTTTGGCTGGGAAGGCAACTGGTTGCACCATGAGTGGTATGATTCTCATAAATGGAAAGATGGAATCAATACACtcatacaagaaaatcattggtTTTGTGCCACAAGATGATATTGTGCATGGGAACTTAACAGTAGAGGAGAATCTTTGGTTTAGTGCAAGCTGCAG ACTCTCCGCCAATCTGCCCAAAGTAGAAAAGGTTCTGGTTGTTGAAAGAGTCATTGAGGCCTTGGGGTTGCAGACTGTGCGGGATTCTCTTGTTGGGACAGTGGAGAAGCGAGGAATCTCTGGTGGCCAAAGGAAAAGAGTAAATGTTGGGCTGGAAATGGTCATGGAACCTTCActtttaattttagatgaacCCACATCTGGTTTAGACAGTTCTTCTTCTCAATTACTACTTAGAGCACTTAGACGTGAGGCCCTTGAAGGAGTAAATGTTTGCATGGTTGTCCACCAACCAAG TTACACCTTGTTCAGGATGTTTGATGATTTGATACTTCTAGCTAAAGGCGGTCTTACAGTGTATCATGGACCAGTTAAGAAAGTTGAAGAATACTTTTCCAGTCTTGGGATTATGGTCCCTGAGCGTGTTAATCCTCCAGACCACTACATTGACATTCTGGAGGGAATCGTAAAACCAAGTACAAGCACAGGTGTAAATTACAAGCAACTTCCTGTTAGATGGATGCTCAATAATGGGTacccagttcccatggatatgCTACAGAGCGTTGATGGAATGGCAGCAGCAAGTGGTGAAAATTCTAATCACGGAGCAAACACATTAGATACTGGATCAGATGCACAGTCTTTTGCTGGAGAATTTTGGCAGGACGTGAAGTGTAACGTTGAGCTACGAAAGGACAATATACAACATAATTTCTTGAAGTCATATGACTTATCAGACAGGAATGCCCCTGGTGTATTCCAGCAATACAGATACTTCCTTGGAAG GCTTGGTAAGCAAAGGCTACGAGAAGCTAGGACACAAGCTGtagactttttaattttattgctGGCAGGAATCTGCTTAGGCACACTTGCCAAAGTGAGTGACAAAACATTTGGAACACTCGGCTATACATACACCGTCATAGCAGTTT ctcTTCTTTGCAAGATTGCCGCTTTGAGAACGTTTGCATTGGATAAGTTGCATTACCAGAGAGAGAGTGCTTCTGGCATAAGTAGCCTAGCTTACTTTCTTGCAAAGGATACAATTGACCATTTGAATACCATCATCAAGCCTCTGGTTTATCTCTCTATGTTCTATTTCTTCAACAATCCTCGATCATCTGTCACGGACAATTACCTTGTTTTAGTGTGTCTGGTTTACTGTGTAAACGGTATAGCTTATGCTTTCGCAATATTTCTGGAACCTAGTCCAGCACAACTG TGGTCAGTGCTTCTTCCTGTTGTTTTAACACTCATAGCAACCTATACCAGCACTAACAAAATTGTGGACGTTCTAGCTAATTTGTGCTACACTAAGTGGGCTCTGGAAGCTTTTGTAATTGCAAATGCTAAAAG ATATTCTGGAGTGTGGCTAATAACACGCTGCGGTTCACTCATGAGTAGTGGCTATGATCTTAATCATTGGTATCGATGTTTGGTCTTCCTTGTCCTTACTGGAGTAGTAAGTCGGGCTGTTGCATTCTTTTGTATGGTAACCTTCCAAAAGAAGTAA
- the LOC122293261 gene encoding ABC transporter G family member 28 isoform X1: MSRRKKVNAPRNLSLPLFLVVLVLISFSRRVACVQDKVGDEDNGGYDNPAAQQLFTQLFFKRISNFTSIFKEDITKNFGFCITDVDADWNGAFNFSKHTGFISACAKKTKGDLAQRLCTAAEVRFYFNSFFTSTSSKKTNYLKPNKNCNLSSWVSGCEPGWACSSGSQKVDLKNTKNIPSRTTDCAACCEGFFCPNGITCMIPCPLGAYCPLAKLNKTTGVCEPYRYQLPPGKQNHTCGGADVWADILSSSEVFCSEGSYCPSTVQKIPCSEGYFCRTGSTSQQQCFRMATCEPKSENQNITAYGVMLFAGLSFLLIIIYNCSDQVLATREKRQAKSREKAVQSVRETAQAREKWKSAKDIAKKHAIGFQTQLSRTFSRRKSLMQSEMVKGLGHAKPGMDAALSPMTMSGPGAPQESRGGLKGKKKENSNLTKMLNSIEQDPDSHEGFNLEIGDKNIKKHAPRGKQLHTQSQMFRYAYGQIEKEKALQEQNKNLTFSGVISMATDVEIGKRPTIEVAFKDLTLTLKGKNKHLLRCVTGKILPGRVSAVMGPSGAGKTTFLSALAGKATGCTMSGMILINGKMESIHSYKKIIGFVPQDDIVHGNLTVEENLWFSASCRLSANLPKVEKVLVVERVIEALGLQTVRDSLVGTVEKRGISGGQRKRVNVGLEMVMEPSLLILDEPTSGLDSSSSQLLLRALRREALEGVNVCMVVHQPSYTLFRMFDDLILLAKGGLTVYHGPVKKVEEYFSSLGIMVPERVNPPDHYIDILEGIVKPSTSTGVNYKQLPVRWMLNNGYPVPMDMLQSVDGMAAASGENSNHGANTLDTGSDAQSFAGEFWQDVKCNVELRKDNIQHNFLKSYDLSDRNAPGVFQQYRYFLGRLGKQRLREARTQAVDFLILLLAGICLGTLAKVSDKTFGTLGYTYTVIAVSLLCKIAALRTFALDKLHYQRESASGISSLAYFLAKDTIDHLNTIIKPLVYLSMFYFFNNPRSSVTDNYLVLVCLVYCVNGIAYAFAIFLEPSPAQLWSVLLPVVLTLIATYTSTNKIVDVLANLCYTKWALEAFVIANAKRYSGVWLITRCGSLMSSGYDLNHWYRCLVFLVLTGVVSRAVAFFCMVTFQKK; the protein is encoded by the exons ATGAGCAGGAGGAAGAAGGTTAATGCGCCCCGGAATCTCTCTTTGCCGTTGTTCCTCGTTGTGCTCGTCTTGATCAGCTTCTCGCGGCGCGTTGCTTGTGTCCAGGACAAGGTCGGGGACGAAGACAACGGAGGGTACGACAATCCGGCTGCGCAACAACTATTCACGCAGCTTTTCTTCAAACGCATCTCCAATTTCACGTCCATCTTCAAGGAAGACATCACCAAAAACTTCGGTTTTTGCATAACGGACGT GGATGCTGATTGGAATGGAGCATTCAATTTCTCCAAACATACGGGATTCATATCCGCTTGCGCTAAAAAGACTAAAG GAGATCTCGCACAGCGATTGTGCACAGCAGCAGAAGTAAGATTCTACTTCAATAGTTTCTTCACGAGCACATCATCGAAGAAAACCAATTACTTGAAACCTAACAAGAACTGTAATTTGTCCTCGTGGGTTTCTGGATGTGAGCCTGGGTGGGCTTGTAGTTCTGGTTCACAGAAAGTTGACCTGAAGAATACAAAGAACATTCCTTCTAGAACGACTGATTGTGCAGCTTGCTGTGAGGGTTTCTTCTGCCCCAATGGTATTACTTGCATGATAC CTTGCCCATTGGGTGCTTACTGCCCACTTGCAAAACTCAACAAAACTACTGGTGTTTGTGAGCC ATACCGATATCAGCTGCCTCCTGGGAAGCAAAACCATACTTGTGGGGGAGCTGATGTTTGGGCTGATATCTTGAGTAGTAGTGAGGTATTCTGTTCAGAAGGATCATATTGTCCATCCACTGTGCAGAAAATTCCTTGCAGTGAAGG ATATTTCTGCAGGACAGGCTCAACATCTCAACAAC AATGTTTCAGGATGGCGACTTGTGAGCCAAAATCAGAAAACCAGAATATTACTGCATATGGTGTCATGCTTTTT GCTGGGTTAAGTTTCCTgcttatcattatatataactGCTCCGACCAAGTTCTTGCAACTCGAGAGAAAAGACAAGCGAAATCCCGGGAAAAAGCAGTTCAAAGCGTAAGAGAAACAGCACAAGCACGTGAAAAATGGAAGTCCGCAAAAGATATTGCTAAGAAGCATGCAATTGGATTCCAAACACAACTATCTCGAACATTTTCTCGTAGAAAATCTCTCATGCAGTCAGAGATGGTAAAAGGTCTGGGACATGCTAAACCTGGTATGGATGCTGCCTTGTCGCCTATGACGATGAGTGGTCCAGGTGCACCTCAGGAATCACGTGGAGGattgaagggaaagaaaaaggaaaacagtAACCTCACAAAGATGCTAAATTCAATTGAACAAGATCCTGATAGCCATGAAGGCTTCAATCTGGAGATAGgagataaaaatatcaaaaagcaTGCACCAAGGGGTAAGCAGTTGCATACTCAGAGCCAAATGTTCAGATATGCATATGGTCAAATTGAGAAGGAAAAGGCTTTACAAGAGCAGAATAAGAACTTGACCTTCTCCGGCGTTATTTCAATGGCTACTGATGTTGAAATTGGGAAGAGACCTACAATCGAGGTTGCTTTTAAGGATTTGACCCTCACTTTGAAAGGTAAAAACAAACATCTATTGAGGTGTGTGACTGGGAAAATATTACCTGGCCGAGTTTCGGCCGTCATGGGCCCTTCCGGGGCTGGAAAAACAACATTTCTTTCTGCTTTGGCTGGGAAGGCAACTGGTTGCACCATGAGTGGTATGATTCTCATAAATGGAAAGATGGAATCAATACACtcatacaagaaaatcattggtTTTGTGCCACAAGATGATATTGTGCATGGGAACTTAACAGTAGAGGAGAATCTTTGGTTTAGTGCAAGCTGCAG ACTCTCCGCCAATCTGCCCAAAGTAGAAAAGGTTCTGGTTGTTGAAAGAGTCATTGAGGCCTTGGGGTTGCAGACTGTGCGGGATTCTCTTGTTGGGACAGTGGAGAAGCGAGGAATCTCTGGTGGCCAAAGGAAAAGAGTAAATGTTGGGCTGGAAATGGTCATGGAACCTTCActtttaattttagatgaacCCACATCTGGTTTAGACAGTTCTTCTTCTCAATTACTACTTAGAGCACTTAGACGTGAGGCCCTTGAAGGAGTAAATGTTTGCATGGTTGTCCACCAACCAAG TTACACCTTGTTCAGGATGTTTGATGATTTGATACTTCTAGCTAAAGGCGGTCTTACAGTGTATCATGGACCAGTTAAGAAAGTTGAAGAATACTTTTCCAGTCTTGGGATTATGGTCCCTGAGCGTGTTAATCCTCCAGACCACTACATTGACATTCTGGAGGGAATCGTAAAACCAAGTACAAGCACAGGTGTAAATTACAAGCAACTTCCTGTTAGATGGATGCTCAATAATGGGTacccagttcccatggatatgCTACAGAGCGTTGATGGAATGGCAGCAGCAAGTGGTGAAAATTCTAATCACGGAGCAAACACATTAGATACTGGATCAGATGCACAGTCTTTTGCTGGAGAATTTTGGCAGGACGTGAAGTGTAACGTTGAGCTACGAAAGGACAATATACAACATAATTTCTTGAAGTCATATGACTTATCAGACAGGAATGCCCCTGGTGTATTCCAGCAATACAGATACTTCCTTGGAAG GCTTGGTAAGCAAAGGCTACGAGAAGCTAGGACACAAGCTGtagactttttaattttattgctGGCAGGAATCTGCTTAGGCACACTTGCCAAAGTGAGTGACAAAACATTTGGAACACTCGGCTATACATACACCGTCATAGCAGTTT ctcTTCTTTGCAAGATTGCCGCTTTGAGAACGTTTGCATTGGATAAGTTGCATTACCAGAGAGAGAGTGCTTCTGGCATAAGTAGCCTAGCTTACTTTCTTGCAAAGGATACAATTGACCATTTGAATACCATCATCAAGCCTCTGGTTTATCTCTCTATGTTCTATTTCTTCAACAATCCTCGATCATCTGTCACGGACAATTACCTTGTTTTAGTGTGTCTGGTTTACTGTGTAAACGGTATAGCTTATGCTTTCGCAATATTTCTGGAACCTAGTCCAGCACAACTG TGGTCAGTGCTTCTTCCTGTTGTTTTAACACTCATAGCAACCTATACCAGCACTAACAAAATTGTGGACGTTCTAGCTAATTTGTGCTACACTAAGTGGGCTCTGGAAGCTTTTGTAATTGCAAATGCTAAAAG ATATTCTGGAGTGTGGCTAATAACACGCTGCGGTTCACTCATGAGTAGTGGCTATGATCTTAATCATTGGTATCGATGTTTGGTCTTCCTTGTCCTTACTGGAGTAGTAAGTCGGGCTGTTGCATTCTTTTGTATGGTAACCTTCCAAAAGAAGTAA